In Elusimicrobiaceae bacterium, a genomic segment contains:
- a CDS encoding RNA methyltransferase, with protein sequence MNPAISIKTVLVRPRNSLNVGAAARAMANFGLSELALVDPYEPTWDAVVSAVGAEEIIKNARLHKTVEEAVADCHLVLATTAGQRRMPDRDVVLLDTAAEFIEKRARPGIFKTAVLFGSEKTGLTNEHIAFSHALLNIPTYPGQPSMNLGQAVAVTCYELSKTSGRTRALTRAGGSAAVTVADIERLARDINRVFRLTSIESGAREETRLKRIRRVLFELNLSYDGLKYARSLASKIQARLDSIEKAANEPESA encoded by the coding sequence ATGAACCCGGCTATCTCCATAAAAACAGTGCTTGTGCGGCCACGCAATTCGCTTAACGTGGGCGCCGCGGCGCGGGCGATGGCTAATTTCGGGTTGTCCGAACTGGCACTGGTGGATCCGTACGAACCGACGTGGGATGCGGTCGTCTCGGCCGTGGGCGCGGAAGAAATAATAAAAAACGCGCGGCTTCATAAAACCGTGGAAGAAGCCGTGGCGGACTGCCATCTCGTACTCGCCACCACCGCCGGCCAGCGCAGAATGCCGGACCGGGACGTGGTACTGCTTGATACCGCCGCGGAATTCATTGAAAAACGCGCGCGGCCCGGCATATTCAAGACAGCCGTTCTGTTCGGCTCCGAAAAAACCGGCCTGACCAACGAGCATATCGCATTTTCCCACGCGCTGCTCAATATACCCACTTATCCGGGCCAGCCGTCCATGAATCTGGGGCAGGCGGTGGCGGTGACCTGCTACGAACTGTCCAAAACCTCCGGCCGCACCCGCGCGCTGACGCGCGCCGGCGGATCGGCGGCCGTGACCGTTGCGGATATCGAGCGGCTGGCGCGCGACATCAACCGGGTATTCCGGCTGACCTCGATAGAATCCGGCGCGAGAGAAGAAACGCGTCTGAAACGAATCCGCCGGGTACTGTTCGAGCTGAATCTGTCGTATGACGGGCTTAAATACGCGCGGTCGCTCGCGTCAAAAATCCAGGCGCGGCTTGACTCCATCGAAAAAGCCGCGAACGAACCCGAAAGCGCATGA